The following coding sequences lie in one Crassostrea angulata isolate pt1a10 chromosome 10, ASM2561291v2, whole genome shotgun sequence genomic window:
- the LOC128166484 gene encoding uncharacterized protein LOC128166484, whose protein sequence is MALSKPFVHDTGQEKFVIAQNYLECGTEDCKKNCQFYCNDCHQQMCEQCRDEHQKSPDTKNHEVVPYRQHKRQLPVEKCKDHPNKDIDILCEDCQVPICSKCAIQDHRRHALNDLETIYSEGFTLCLDKIYKIHQYFLPTSQDIQKDIVNDAKEIKTTMDDVRESLKFEAETLKSLIDTVISENIEKVNKMEESLMEQLQSQDNTYKDYISYLEGLVREFHGYLSYAKLQDNPLIFSLADRLNIQPIPETAKPVSPVFTAGQYIKEDVSKLLGRVTIPDIKPEIREIKPSETTSTELKPKDKQTLSLSSVTKMREFKVPGVGSAHHMSLDKMDSIWVSDWIGNLVHADLQGNQLKKIQTSGRLEGYHTVTQDGNLIYTDKDSKVINKTIPYNYKTTRFIETGDWTPISIHSSRINGEILVGMKKSGEAKVTRYNKTGEEIQNIQRDKDGQELYRNPNYITENINGDICTSDYDKEAVVVVNKSGQHRFSYTGPWSKFCPCGICTDILGHILVSDSISNAFHILDQDGQFLCVLLTEKQGVKRPRGVCVDEENKLYVGQGLINEVTVYEYLQ, encoded by the coding sequence ATGGCATTATCCAAGCCATTTGTTCATGATACGGGACAGGAGAAATTTGTGATTGCTCAGAACTATTTGGAGTGTGGCACTGAAGACTGTAAGAAGAACTGTCAGTTTTACTGCAATGATTGTCACCAACAAATGTGTGAACAATGCAGAGATGAACATCAGAAGAGTCCAGATACCAAGAACCATGAAGTGGTCCCTTACAGACAACACAAAAGACAACTTCCTGTGGAGAAATGCAAAGATCATCCAAATAAAGATATAGACATTCTCTGTGAGGACTGTCAAGTTCCCATATGTTCTAAATGTGCAATACAAGACCATAGAAGACATGCCCTGAATGATTTAGAGACAATTTATTCAGAGGGATTCACTCTTTGCCTAGACAAGATCTATAAAATTCATCAATATTTTCTCCCAACTTCTCAAGATATACAAAAAGATATTGTAAATGATGccaaagaaatcaaaacaactatGGATGATGTAAGAGAATCTCTGAAGTTTGAAGCTGAAACTCTTAAAAGTCTTATAGACACagtgatatcagaaaatatagaaaaagtcaacaaaatggAAGAGTCACTGATGGAGCAACTTCAGAGCCAAGACAACACATACAAAGATTACATCTCCTATCTTGAGGggcttgtcagagagttccatGGCTACCTTTCCTATGCTAAACTTCAAGACAATCCACTAATTTTCTCGCTTGCTGACCGCCTTAATATCCAACCTATACCAGAAACTGCCAAACCAGTCTCTCCCGTATTTACAGCTGGTCAATACATCAAGGAAGATGTCTCTAAACTACTAGGTAGAGTAACTATTCCAGATATAAAACCAGAGATCAGAGAAATAAAGCCCTCAGAAACTACCTCTACAGAGTTGAAACCTAAAGAtaaacaaactctctctctgtCCTCTGTCACCAAGATGAGGGAGTTTAAAGTACCAGGTGTCGGCAGTGCACATCATATGTCATTAGATAAAATGGACAGCATCTGGGTCAGTGATTGGATAGGTAATCTTGTTCATGCAGATCTACAGGGGAATCAACTAAAGAAAATACAAACCAGTGGTAGACTTGAAGGCTACCACACAGTTACCCAGGACGGGAATCTAATCTATACAGACAAAGACAGCAAAGTCATCAATAAAACTATaccatataattataaaactaCTAGATTCATTGAAACAGGAGACTGGACACCAATCAGCATACACTCCTCCCGCATTAACGGGGAAATACTGGTGGGGATGAAAAAAAGTGGAGAGGCTAAAGTCACCAGGTACAACAAGACAGGAGAGgaaatacagaacatacagaGAGACAAAGATGGACAGGAACTTTATAGGAATCCAAactacatcacagaaaacatcaatggtgaTATCTGTACATCAGACTATGACAAAGAAGCTGTAGTAGTGGTGAACAAATCGGGACAACACAGGTTCTCCTACACAGGTCCGTGGTCTAAGTTTTGTCCTTGCGGAATCTGTACCGATATCCTTGGCCACATCCTTGTGTCGGATAGTATTAGCAATGCATTTCATATTCTGGATCAGGACGGTCAGTTCTTGTGTGTGCTTCTCACAGAGAAACAAGGGGTGAAGCGCCCCCGTGGGGTGTGTGTGGATGAGGAGAACAAACTCTATGTGGGACAAGGTCTCATCAACGAAGTGACAGTATACGAGTATCTGCAGTGA